One genomic region from Epinephelus fuscoguttatus linkage group LG8, E.fuscoguttatus.final_Chr_v1 encodes:
- the pou2f2a gene encoding POU domain, class 2, transcription factor 2 isoform X1: MFVPLPVPFVFQRTAPDLNAWRLKSPLALRSNSDIRMSKPVEVEKVGADSPLEGTDSERNGPESNHQAQSMKVNPFPLSPTLSSSKTKMEECGEMSPALPLSHGPTPSQTALQHTQLMLTGSQLAGLTALLPAQQQLLLQQAQAQLLAAAVQQSSAAHAAHAAHAAAQANQQAQAAAAAAAANQQAQQQQQQQQQHQAGQTGQQAQSQSQGQGQSTQEQTAQSVPVPPPPPQLTLSQPIQLTAQDIQQLLQLQQLVLVPGHSLPSPAQFLLPPAQQGQQGLLSTPNLISLPQQNQGSLLSAPNRMGLQAQVRENFEALVSGKENTASAPAINKHFCFSLFVLTFIPLTLHLPQRDKSVEVSGVTTVPSVTSHPEEPSDLEELEQFARTFKQRRIKLGFTQGDVGLAMGKLYGNDFSQTTISRFEALNLSFKNMCKLKPLLEKWLNDAETMSIDSTLPSPSSLSSPTLGFDGVPGRRRKKRTSIETNVRVALERAFMTNQKPTSEEILLIAEQLNMEKEVIRVWFCNRRQKEKRINPSSATPPLPSQPPTAPPTHKPPCYSPHMMSSQLSQAVTSLSTTVTTMSPVCPLTSSLTSTHPSLSSAPSPVTPPPPPRSTASPATPSHSTLNLNTGLWRMGKKNGDVSNYITDFAANLRNTVMGVNTGMNQALLGNNPLATIQALAASGGQLPLSSLEGASKVMLGASGGQAGGLPSSLFLNHPALLHMGQNPGAGMVSAAVAKASQASPFPSASSISPTPCSPSPCSSPASSCSSSEMAHSPPSLGGAKIE, from the exons ATATCAGGATGTCAAAGCCAGTAGAGGTTGAGAAAGTAGGGGCTGACTCACCCTTGGAGGGCACAG ATTCAGAGCGGAATGGACCTGAATCAAATCACCAG GCTCAGTCAATGAAAGTCAACCCCTTTCCCCTTTCACCCaccctgagcagcagcaag ACTAAGATGGAGGAATGTGGTGAGATGTCCCCGGCCCTTCCTCTTTCTCACGGCCCGACCCCTTCACAGACGGCCCTGCAACATACACAGCTCATGCTGACCGGCTCCCAGCTAGCAGGG TTGACAGCACTGTTGCCAGCACAGCAACAGTTGTTGCTGCAGCAGGCTCAAGCGCAGCTCCTGGCTGCAGCTGTGCAGCAGTCCAGTGCAGCTCACGCCGCTCATGCTGCCCACGCAGCTGCCCAAGCCAATCAGCAAGCTCAggcagccgcagcagcagcagcagcaaatcagcaagcccagcagcagcagcaacagcagcagcagcatcaggcGGGACAAACAGGGCAGCAGGCCCAGTCGCAGTCCCAGGGGCAGGGACAGAGCACACAGGAACAGACAGCCCAAAGTGTCCCCGtcccacctcctccaccccagctcaCCCTCTCCCAGCCAATCCAGCTTACCGCCCAG GACATCCAGCAGTTGCTGCAGCTCCAGCAGTTGGTGTTGGTGCCCGGCCACTCGCTCCCATCTCCTGCCCAGTTCCTCCTCCCACCGGCACAGCAGGGCCAGCAAG gaCTCCTATCAACACCAAATCTCATTTCGCTACCTCAGCAAAACCAAGGGAGCCTGCTGTCTGCTCCAAATAGAATGGGACTCCAAGCACAGGTACGAGAAAACTTTGAAGCTTTAGTCagtggaaaagaaaacacagcctCTGCACCAGCGATAAACAAACACTTCTGTTTCTCCCTCTTCGTTCTCACTTTCATTCCTCTGACGTTGCACCTGCCACAGCGAGATAAGAGTGTGGAGGTGAGCGGTGTGACCACAGTGCCCTCAGTGACCTCTCACCCCGAGGAGCCCAGTgacctggaggagctggaacaGTTCGCCCGCACTTTCAAACAGAGACGCATCAAACTGGGCTTCACACAG GGAGATGTTGGTTTGGCCATGGGGAAGCTGTATGGCAATGACTTCAGTCAGACCACAATCTCTCGCTTTGAAGCCCTCAACCTGAGCTTTAAGAACATGTGCAAGCTGAAGCCACTGCTGGAGAAGTGGCTCAATGATGCAG AGACCATGTCCATAGATAGTACCCTGCCCAGCCCCAGCTCCCTGTCCTCTCCCACTTTGGGCTTCGATGGGGTTCCTGGTCGCCGCAGAAAGAAGAGAACCAGCATCGAGACGAATGTACGCGTGGCCCTGGAACGCGCATTCATGACG AACCAGAAGCCTACCTCAGAAGAGATCCTGCTGATCGCAGAGCAGCTCAACATGGAGAAGGAGGTGATCCGGGTCTGGTTCTGCAACCGCCGGCAGAAAGAGAAACGCATCAATCCCTCCAGTGCCACCCCTCCCCTGCCCAGCCAGCCCCCCACTGCCCCACCAACGCACAAACCACCCTGCTACAGCCCTCACATG ATGTCCAGCCAGCTGTCGCAGGCCGTGACCAGTCTCAGCACAACAGTGACCACCATGTCCCCCGTCTGCCCCCTGACTTCCAGCCTCACCTCCACCCACCCCTCCCTCAGCTCCGCACCCTCCCCAgtgactcctcctcctcctccccgcaGCACGGCCAGCCCAGCCACTCCCAGCCACAGCACACTCAACCTTAACACAGG CTTATGGCGTATGGGTAAAAAGAATGGTGACGTGTCTAACTACATCACCGATTTTGCTGCAAACTTGAG GAACACTGTGATGGGAGTTAACACAGGGATGAACCAAGCCCTCCTCGGTAACAATCCCCTGGCCACTATCCaag CCCTAGCAGCCAGTGGTGGCCAGCTGCCTCTTTCCAGTCTTGAGGGGGCCAGTAAGGTGATGCTGGGGGCCTCTGGGGGCCAGGCAGGGggcctcccctcctccctcttcctcaaCCACCCCGCCCTCCTCCACATGGGCCAGAACCCCGGTGCCGGAATGGTCAGCGCCGCTGTAGCCAAAGCCTCCCAGGCCTCCCCCTTCCCCTCGGCCAGCAGCATCAGCCCCACCCCCTGCTCCCCTTCCCCCTGCTCCAGTCCCGCCTCTTCCTGCTCCTCCAGCGAAATGGCACACAGCCCGCCCTCTCTGGGCGGGGCCAAGATTGAGTGA
- the pou2f2a gene encoding POU domain, class 2, transcription factor 2 isoform X5, translated as MFVPLPVPFVFQRTAPDLNAWRLKSPLALRSNSDIRMSKPVEVEKVGADSPLEGTDSERNGPESNHQAQSMKVNPFPLSPTLSSSKTKMEECGEMSPALPLSHGPTPSQTALQHTQLMLTGSQLAGLTALLPAQQQLLLQQAQAQLLAAAVQQSSAAHAAHAAHAAAQANQQAQAAAAAAAANQQAQQQQQQQQQHQAGQTGQQAQSQSQGQGQSTQEQTAQSVPVPPPPPQLTLSQPIQLTAQDIQQLLQLQQLVLVPGHSLPSPAQFLLPPAQQGQQGLLSTPNLISLPQQNQGSLLSAPNRMGLQAQVRENFEALVSGKENTASAPAINKHFCFSLFVLTFIPLTLHLPQRDKSVEVSGVTTVPSVTSHPEEPSDLEELEQFARTFKQRRIKLGFTQGDVGLAMGKLYGNDFSQTTISRFEALNLSFKNMCKLKPLLEKWLNDAETMSIDSTLPSPSSLSSPTLGFDGVPGRRRKKRTSIETNVRVALERAFMTNQKPTSEEILLIAEQLNMEKEVIRVWFCNRRQKEKRINPSSATPPLPSQPPTAPPTHKPPCYSPHMMSSQLSQAVTSLSTTVTTMSPVCPLTSSLTSTHPSLSSAPSPVTPPPPPRSTASPATPSHSTLNLNTGLWRMGKKNGDVSNYITDFAANLSPSSQWWPAASFQS; from the exons ATATCAGGATGTCAAAGCCAGTAGAGGTTGAGAAAGTAGGGGCTGACTCACCCTTGGAGGGCACAG ATTCAGAGCGGAATGGACCTGAATCAAATCACCAG GCTCAGTCAATGAAAGTCAACCCCTTTCCCCTTTCACCCaccctgagcagcagcaag ACTAAGATGGAGGAATGTGGTGAGATGTCCCCGGCCCTTCCTCTTTCTCACGGCCCGACCCCTTCACAGACGGCCCTGCAACATACACAGCTCATGCTGACCGGCTCCCAGCTAGCAGGG TTGACAGCACTGTTGCCAGCACAGCAACAGTTGTTGCTGCAGCAGGCTCAAGCGCAGCTCCTGGCTGCAGCTGTGCAGCAGTCCAGTGCAGCTCACGCCGCTCATGCTGCCCACGCAGCTGCCCAAGCCAATCAGCAAGCTCAggcagccgcagcagcagcagcagcaaatcagcaagcccagcagcagcagcaacagcagcagcagcatcaggcGGGACAAACAGGGCAGCAGGCCCAGTCGCAGTCCCAGGGGCAGGGACAGAGCACACAGGAACAGACAGCCCAAAGTGTCCCCGtcccacctcctccaccccagctcaCCCTCTCCCAGCCAATCCAGCTTACCGCCCAG GACATCCAGCAGTTGCTGCAGCTCCAGCAGTTGGTGTTGGTGCCCGGCCACTCGCTCCCATCTCCTGCCCAGTTCCTCCTCCCACCGGCACAGCAGGGCCAGCAAG gaCTCCTATCAACACCAAATCTCATTTCGCTACCTCAGCAAAACCAAGGGAGCCTGCTGTCTGCTCCAAATAGAATGGGACTCCAAGCACAGGTACGAGAAAACTTTGAAGCTTTAGTCagtggaaaagaaaacacagcctCTGCACCAGCGATAAACAAACACTTCTGTTTCTCCCTCTTCGTTCTCACTTTCATTCCTCTGACGTTGCACCTGCCACAGCGAGATAAGAGTGTGGAGGTGAGCGGTGTGACCACAGTGCCCTCAGTGACCTCTCACCCCGAGGAGCCCAGTgacctggaggagctggaacaGTTCGCCCGCACTTTCAAACAGAGACGCATCAAACTGGGCTTCACACAG GGAGATGTTGGTTTGGCCATGGGGAAGCTGTATGGCAATGACTTCAGTCAGACCACAATCTCTCGCTTTGAAGCCCTCAACCTGAGCTTTAAGAACATGTGCAAGCTGAAGCCACTGCTGGAGAAGTGGCTCAATGATGCAG AGACCATGTCCATAGATAGTACCCTGCCCAGCCCCAGCTCCCTGTCCTCTCCCACTTTGGGCTTCGATGGGGTTCCTGGTCGCCGCAGAAAGAAGAGAACCAGCATCGAGACGAATGTACGCGTGGCCCTGGAACGCGCATTCATGACG AACCAGAAGCCTACCTCAGAAGAGATCCTGCTGATCGCAGAGCAGCTCAACATGGAGAAGGAGGTGATCCGGGTCTGGTTCTGCAACCGCCGGCAGAAAGAGAAACGCATCAATCCCTCCAGTGCCACCCCTCCCCTGCCCAGCCAGCCCCCCACTGCCCCACCAACGCACAAACCACCCTGCTACAGCCCTCACATG ATGTCCAGCCAGCTGTCGCAGGCCGTGACCAGTCTCAGCACAACAGTGACCACCATGTCCCCCGTCTGCCCCCTGACTTCCAGCCTCACCTCCACCCACCCCTCCCTCAGCTCCGCACCCTCCCCAgtgactcctcctcctcctccccgcaGCACGGCCAGCCCAGCCACTCCCAGCCACAGCACACTCAACCTTAACACAGG CTTATGGCGTATGGGTAAAAAGAATGGTGACGTGTCTAACTACATCACCGATTTTGCTGCAAACTTGAG CCCTAGCAGCCAGTGGTGGCCAGCTGCCTCTTTCCAGTCTTGA
- the pou2f2a gene encoding POU domain, class 2, transcription factor 2 isoform X2 — MTKTAAIAAKDFSSMWLPDIRMSKPVEVEKVGADSPLEGTDSERNGPESNHQAQSMKVNPFPLSPTLSSSKTKMEECGEMSPALPLSHGPTPSQTALQHTQLMLTGSQLAGLTALLPAQQQLLLQQAQAQLLAAAVQQSSAAHAAHAAHAAAQANQQAQAAAAAAAANQQAQQQQQQQQQHQAGQTGQQAQSQSQGQGQSTQEQTAQSVPVPPPPPQLTLSQPIQLTAQDIQQLLQLQQLVLVPGHSLPSPAQFLLPPAQQGQQGLLSTPNLISLPQQNQGSLLSAPNRMGLQAQVRENFEALVSGKENTASAPAINKHFCFSLFVLTFIPLTLHLPQRDKSVEVSGVTTVPSVTSHPEEPSDLEELEQFARTFKQRRIKLGFTQGDVGLAMGKLYGNDFSQTTISRFEALNLSFKNMCKLKPLLEKWLNDAETMSIDSTLPSPSSLSSPTLGFDGVPGRRRKKRTSIETNVRVALERAFMTNQKPTSEEILLIAEQLNMEKEVIRVWFCNRRQKEKRINPSSATPPLPSQPPTAPPTHKPPCYSPHMMSSQLSQAVTSLSTTVTTMSPVCPLTSSLTSTHPSLSSAPSPVTPPPPPRSTASPATPSHSTLNLNTGLWRMGKKNGDVSNYITDFAANLRNTVMGVNTGMNQALLGNNPLATIQALAASGGQLPLSSLEGASKVMLGASGGQAGGLPSSLFLNHPALLHMGQNPGAGMVSAAVAKASQASPFPSASSISPTPCSPSPCSSPASSCSSSEMAHSPPSLGGAKIE; from the exons ATATCAGGATGTCAAAGCCAGTAGAGGTTGAGAAAGTAGGGGCTGACTCACCCTTGGAGGGCACAG ATTCAGAGCGGAATGGACCTGAATCAAATCACCAG GCTCAGTCAATGAAAGTCAACCCCTTTCCCCTTTCACCCaccctgagcagcagcaag ACTAAGATGGAGGAATGTGGTGAGATGTCCCCGGCCCTTCCTCTTTCTCACGGCCCGACCCCTTCACAGACGGCCCTGCAACATACACAGCTCATGCTGACCGGCTCCCAGCTAGCAGGG TTGACAGCACTGTTGCCAGCACAGCAACAGTTGTTGCTGCAGCAGGCTCAAGCGCAGCTCCTGGCTGCAGCTGTGCAGCAGTCCAGTGCAGCTCACGCCGCTCATGCTGCCCACGCAGCTGCCCAAGCCAATCAGCAAGCTCAggcagccgcagcagcagcagcagcaaatcagcaagcccagcagcagcagcaacagcagcagcagcatcaggcGGGACAAACAGGGCAGCAGGCCCAGTCGCAGTCCCAGGGGCAGGGACAGAGCACACAGGAACAGACAGCCCAAAGTGTCCCCGtcccacctcctccaccccagctcaCCCTCTCCCAGCCAATCCAGCTTACCGCCCAG GACATCCAGCAGTTGCTGCAGCTCCAGCAGTTGGTGTTGGTGCCCGGCCACTCGCTCCCATCTCCTGCCCAGTTCCTCCTCCCACCGGCACAGCAGGGCCAGCAAG gaCTCCTATCAACACCAAATCTCATTTCGCTACCTCAGCAAAACCAAGGGAGCCTGCTGTCTGCTCCAAATAGAATGGGACTCCAAGCACAGGTACGAGAAAACTTTGAAGCTTTAGTCagtggaaaagaaaacacagcctCTGCACCAGCGATAAACAAACACTTCTGTTTCTCCCTCTTCGTTCTCACTTTCATTCCTCTGACGTTGCACCTGCCACAGCGAGATAAGAGTGTGGAGGTGAGCGGTGTGACCACAGTGCCCTCAGTGACCTCTCACCCCGAGGAGCCCAGTgacctggaggagctggaacaGTTCGCCCGCACTTTCAAACAGAGACGCATCAAACTGGGCTTCACACAG GGAGATGTTGGTTTGGCCATGGGGAAGCTGTATGGCAATGACTTCAGTCAGACCACAATCTCTCGCTTTGAAGCCCTCAACCTGAGCTTTAAGAACATGTGCAAGCTGAAGCCACTGCTGGAGAAGTGGCTCAATGATGCAG AGACCATGTCCATAGATAGTACCCTGCCCAGCCCCAGCTCCCTGTCCTCTCCCACTTTGGGCTTCGATGGGGTTCCTGGTCGCCGCAGAAAGAAGAGAACCAGCATCGAGACGAATGTACGCGTGGCCCTGGAACGCGCATTCATGACG AACCAGAAGCCTACCTCAGAAGAGATCCTGCTGATCGCAGAGCAGCTCAACATGGAGAAGGAGGTGATCCGGGTCTGGTTCTGCAACCGCCGGCAGAAAGAGAAACGCATCAATCCCTCCAGTGCCACCCCTCCCCTGCCCAGCCAGCCCCCCACTGCCCCACCAACGCACAAACCACCCTGCTACAGCCCTCACATG ATGTCCAGCCAGCTGTCGCAGGCCGTGACCAGTCTCAGCACAACAGTGACCACCATGTCCCCCGTCTGCCCCCTGACTTCCAGCCTCACCTCCACCCACCCCTCCCTCAGCTCCGCACCCTCCCCAgtgactcctcctcctcctccccgcaGCACGGCCAGCCCAGCCACTCCCAGCCACAGCACACTCAACCTTAACACAGG CTTATGGCGTATGGGTAAAAAGAATGGTGACGTGTCTAACTACATCACCGATTTTGCTGCAAACTTGAG GAACACTGTGATGGGAGTTAACACAGGGATGAACCAAGCCCTCCTCGGTAACAATCCCCTGGCCACTATCCaag CCCTAGCAGCCAGTGGTGGCCAGCTGCCTCTTTCCAGTCTTGAGGGGGCCAGTAAGGTGATGCTGGGGGCCTCTGGGGGCCAGGCAGGGggcctcccctcctccctcttcctcaaCCACCCCGCCCTCCTCCACATGGGCCAGAACCCCGGTGCCGGAATGGTCAGCGCCGCTGTAGCCAAAGCCTCCCAGGCCTCCCCCTTCCCCTCGGCCAGCAGCATCAGCCCCACCCCCTGCTCCCCTTCCCCCTGCTCCAGTCCCGCCTCTTCCTGCTCCTCCAGCGAAATGGCACACAGCCCGCCCTCTCTGGGCGGGGCCAAGATTGAGTGA
- the pou2f2a gene encoding POU domain, class 2, transcription factor 2 isoform X7: MTKTAAIAAKDFSSMWLPDIRMSKPVEVEKVGADSPLEGTDSERNGPESNHQAQSMKVNPFPLSPTLSSSKTKMEECGEMSPALPLSHGPTPSQTALQHTQLMLTGSQLAGDIQQLLQLQQLVLVPGHSLPSPAQFLLPPAQQGQQGLLSTPNLISLPQQNQGSLLSAPNRMGLQAQRDKSVEVSGVTTVPSVTSHPEEPSDLEELEQFARTFKQRRIKLGFTQGDVGLAMGKLYGNDFSQTTISRFEALNLSFKNMCKLKPLLEKWLNDAETMSIDSTLPSPSSLSSPTLGFDGVPGRRRKKRTSIETNVRVALERAFMTNQKPTSEEILLIAEQLNMEKEVIRVWFCNRRQKEKRINPSSATPPLPSQPPTAPPTHKPPCYSPHMMSSQLSQAVTSLSTTVTTMSPVCPLTSSLTSTHPSLSSAPSPVTPPPPPRSTASPATPSHSTLNLNTG; this comes from the exons ATATCAGGATGTCAAAGCCAGTAGAGGTTGAGAAAGTAGGGGCTGACTCACCCTTGGAGGGCACAG ATTCAGAGCGGAATGGACCTGAATCAAATCACCAG GCTCAGTCAATGAAAGTCAACCCCTTTCCCCTTTCACCCaccctgagcagcagcaag ACTAAGATGGAGGAATGTGGTGAGATGTCCCCGGCCCTTCCTCTTTCTCACGGCCCGACCCCTTCACAGACGGCCCTGCAACATACACAGCTCATGCTGACCGGCTCCCAGCTAGCAGGG GACATCCAGCAGTTGCTGCAGCTCCAGCAGTTGGTGTTGGTGCCCGGCCACTCGCTCCCATCTCCTGCCCAGTTCCTCCTCCCACCGGCACAGCAGGGCCAGCAAG gaCTCCTATCAACACCAAATCTCATTTCGCTACCTCAGCAAAACCAAGGGAGCCTGCTGTCTGCTCCAAATAGAATGGGACTCCAAGCACAG CGAGATAAGAGTGTGGAGGTGAGCGGTGTGACCACAGTGCCCTCAGTGACCTCTCACCCCGAGGAGCCCAGTgacctggaggagctggaacaGTTCGCCCGCACTTTCAAACAGAGACGCATCAAACTGGGCTTCACACAG GGAGATGTTGGTTTGGCCATGGGGAAGCTGTATGGCAATGACTTCAGTCAGACCACAATCTCTCGCTTTGAAGCCCTCAACCTGAGCTTTAAGAACATGTGCAAGCTGAAGCCACTGCTGGAGAAGTGGCTCAATGATGCAG AGACCATGTCCATAGATAGTACCCTGCCCAGCCCCAGCTCCCTGTCCTCTCCCACTTTGGGCTTCGATGGGGTTCCTGGTCGCCGCAGAAAGAAGAGAACCAGCATCGAGACGAATGTACGCGTGGCCCTGGAACGCGCATTCATGACG AACCAGAAGCCTACCTCAGAAGAGATCCTGCTGATCGCAGAGCAGCTCAACATGGAGAAGGAGGTGATCCGGGTCTGGTTCTGCAACCGCCGGCAGAAAGAGAAACGCATCAATCCCTCCAGTGCCACCCCTCCCCTGCCCAGCCAGCCCCCCACTGCCCCACCAACGCACAAACCACCCTGCTACAGCCCTCACATG ATGTCCAGCCAGCTGTCGCAGGCCGTGACCAGTCTCAGCACAACAGTGACCACCATGTCCCCCGTCTGCCCCCTGACTTCCAGCCTCACCTCCACCCACCCCTCCCTCAGCTCCGCACCCTCCCCAgtgactcctcctcctcctccccgcaGCACGGCCAGCCCAGCCACTCCCAGCCACAGCACACTCAACCTTAACACAGGGTAA
- the pou2f2a gene encoding POU domain, class 2, transcription factor 2 isoform X4 produces MFVPLPVPFVFQRTAPDLNAWRLKSPLALRSNSDIRMSKPVEVEKVGADSPLEGTDSERNGPESNHQAQSMKVNPFPLSPTLSSSKTKMEECGEMSPALPLSHGPTPSQTALQHTQLMLTGSQLAGLTALLPAQQQLLLQQAQAQLLAAAVQQSSAAHAAHAAHAAAQANQQAQAAAAAAAANQQAQQQQQQQQQHQAGQTGQQAQSQSQGQGQSTQEQTAQSVPVPPPPPQLTLSQPIQLTAQDIQQLLQLQQLVLVPGHSLPSPAQFLLPPAQQGQQGLLSTPNLISLPQQNQGSLLSAPNRMGLQAQRDKSVEVSGVTTVPSVTSHPEEPSDLEELEQFARTFKQRRIKLGFTQGDVGLAMGKLYGNDFSQTTISRFEALNLSFKNMCKLKPLLEKWLNDAETMSIDSTLPSPSSLSSPTLGFDGVPGRRRKKRTSIETNVRVALERAFMTNQKPTSEEILLIAEQLNMEKEVIRVWFCNRRQKEKRINPSSATPPLPSQPPTAPPTHKPPCYSPHMMSSQLSQAVTSLSTTVTTMSPVCPLTSSLTSTHPSLSSAPSPVTPPPPPRSTASPATPSHSTLNLNTGLWRMGKKNGDVSNYITDFAANLRNTVMGVNTGMNQALLGNNPLATIQALAASGGQLPLSSLEGASKVMLGASGGQAGGLPSSLFLNHPALLHMGQNPGAGMVSAAVAKASQASPFPSASSISPTPCSPSPCSSPASSCSSSEMAHSPPSLGGAKIE; encoded by the exons ATATCAGGATGTCAAAGCCAGTAGAGGTTGAGAAAGTAGGGGCTGACTCACCCTTGGAGGGCACAG ATTCAGAGCGGAATGGACCTGAATCAAATCACCAG GCTCAGTCAATGAAAGTCAACCCCTTTCCCCTTTCACCCaccctgagcagcagcaag ACTAAGATGGAGGAATGTGGTGAGATGTCCCCGGCCCTTCCTCTTTCTCACGGCCCGACCCCTTCACAGACGGCCCTGCAACATACACAGCTCATGCTGACCGGCTCCCAGCTAGCAGGG TTGACAGCACTGTTGCCAGCACAGCAACAGTTGTTGCTGCAGCAGGCTCAAGCGCAGCTCCTGGCTGCAGCTGTGCAGCAGTCCAGTGCAGCTCACGCCGCTCATGCTGCCCACGCAGCTGCCCAAGCCAATCAGCAAGCTCAggcagccgcagcagcagcagcagcaaatcagcaagcccagcagcagcagcaacagcagcagcagcatcaggcGGGACAAACAGGGCAGCAGGCCCAGTCGCAGTCCCAGGGGCAGGGACAGAGCACACAGGAACAGACAGCCCAAAGTGTCCCCGtcccacctcctccaccccagctcaCCCTCTCCCAGCCAATCCAGCTTACCGCCCAG GACATCCAGCAGTTGCTGCAGCTCCAGCAGTTGGTGTTGGTGCCCGGCCACTCGCTCCCATCTCCTGCCCAGTTCCTCCTCCCACCGGCACAGCAGGGCCAGCAAG gaCTCCTATCAACACCAAATCTCATTTCGCTACCTCAGCAAAACCAAGGGAGCCTGCTGTCTGCTCCAAATAGAATGGGACTCCAAGCACAG CGAGATAAGAGTGTGGAGGTGAGCGGTGTGACCACAGTGCCCTCAGTGACCTCTCACCCCGAGGAGCCCAGTgacctggaggagctggaacaGTTCGCCCGCACTTTCAAACAGAGACGCATCAAACTGGGCTTCACACAG GGAGATGTTGGTTTGGCCATGGGGAAGCTGTATGGCAATGACTTCAGTCAGACCACAATCTCTCGCTTTGAAGCCCTCAACCTGAGCTTTAAGAACATGTGCAAGCTGAAGCCACTGCTGGAGAAGTGGCTCAATGATGCAG AGACCATGTCCATAGATAGTACCCTGCCCAGCCCCAGCTCCCTGTCCTCTCCCACTTTGGGCTTCGATGGGGTTCCTGGTCGCCGCAGAAAGAAGAGAACCAGCATCGAGACGAATGTACGCGTGGCCCTGGAACGCGCATTCATGACG AACCAGAAGCCTACCTCAGAAGAGATCCTGCTGATCGCAGAGCAGCTCAACATGGAGAAGGAGGTGATCCGGGTCTGGTTCTGCAACCGCCGGCAGAAAGAGAAACGCATCAATCCCTCCAGTGCCACCCCTCCCCTGCCCAGCCAGCCCCCCACTGCCCCACCAACGCACAAACCACCCTGCTACAGCCCTCACATG ATGTCCAGCCAGCTGTCGCAGGCCGTGACCAGTCTCAGCACAACAGTGACCACCATGTCCCCCGTCTGCCCCCTGACTTCCAGCCTCACCTCCACCCACCCCTCCCTCAGCTCCGCACCCTCCCCAgtgactcctcctcctcctccccgcaGCACGGCCAGCCCAGCCACTCCCAGCCACAGCACACTCAACCTTAACACAGG CTTATGGCGTATGGGTAAAAAGAATGGTGACGTGTCTAACTACATCACCGATTTTGCTGCAAACTTGAG GAACACTGTGATGGGAGTTAACACAGGGATGAACCAAGCCCTCCTCGGTAACAATCCCCTGGCCACTATCCaag CCCTAGCAGCCAGTGGTGGCCAGCTGCCTCTTTCCAGTCTTGAGGGGGCCAGTAAGGTGATGCTGGGGGCCTCTGGGGGCCAGGCAGGGggcctcccctcctccctcttcctcaaCCACCCCGCCCTCCTCCACATGGGCCAGAACCCCGGTGCCGGAATGGTCAGCGCCGCTGTAGCCAAAGCCTCCCAGGCCTCCCCCTTCCCCTCGGCCAGCAGCATCAGCCCCACCCCCTGCTCCCCTTCCCCCTGCTCCAGTCCCGCCTCTTCCTGCTCCTCCAGCGAAATGGCACACAGCCCGCCCTCTCTGGGCGGGGCCAAGATTGAGTGA